The following are from one region of the Trichoplusia ni isolate ovarian cell line Hi5 chromosome 1, tn1, whole genome shotgun sequence genome:
- the LOC113493503 gene encoding calmodulin-like isoform X1 — translation MCFEGLLGGRGNACHAATNKRTNIFSAVNNFFADSPLVNQLKGIMTRQTNSSGGEPGPPDDSSRPGSRGPPSLALSLSESQQLSEQPSPSKQQRQPSFLKPAADTTLDRKASIVDETSGITRTQMKEFREAFRLFDKDGDGTITKEELGRVMRSLGQFARVEELQDMLQEVDSDGDGNVSFEEFVSILSKSMCGAGSGTSSAEQEERELRDAFRVFDKHNRGYICASDLRAVLQCLGEDLSEEEIEDMIKEVDADGDGRIDFLEFVRALGEPEDACDDEDEDDPTDGPDLLLPRPVAAN, via the exons atgtgttttgaag gGTTACTGGGCGGGCGTGGGAACGCCTGCCACGCCGCGACGAACAAACGCACAAACATATTCTCCGCGGTGAACAACTTCTTCGCTGATTCGCCATTGGTGAATCAGCTCAAAGGGATCATG ACGAGACAAACAAACAGCAGTGGTGGCGAGCCAGGTCCTCCCGATGACTCCTCACGACCTGGGAGCAGAGGACCGCCTTCTTTGGCGCTAAGTCTTTCAGAAAG TCAGCAATTATCGGAGCAGCCGTCTCCATCTAAGCAACAGCGGCAGCCGTCCTTCCTGAAGCCGGCCGCTGACACCACCCTGGACAGGAAGGCTTCTATTGTGGATGAGACCTCCGGGATTACACGGACGCAGATGAAAG AATTCCGCGAAGCCTTCCGCCTGTTCGACAAGGACGGCGATGGCACCATTACGAAGGAGGAGCTGGGCCGCGTCATGCGGAGCCTCGGCCAGTTCGCTAGGGTCGAGGAGCTGCAGGACATGCTGCAGGAGGTCGATAGCGACG GCGATGGCAACGTAAGTTTCGAAGAGTTCGTCAGCATCCTGTCCAAGTCGATGTGCGGTGCTGGCAGCGGCACCAGCTCAGCTGAGCAGGAGGAGAGGGAGCTGCGAGACGCCTTCAGAGTATTTGATAAACATAACAGAGGGTACATCTGTGCGAGCGACCTGAGGGCAGTTCTGCAATGTCTTGGAGAAGACCTTTCTGAGGAGGAGA ttGAAGACATGATCAAAGAAGTGGACGCTGATGGTGATGGTCGTATAGACTTTTTGg AATTCGTCCGTGCACTGGGAGAGCCAGAAGACGCGTGTGACGATGAGGACGAGGACGACCCGACTGACGGCCCTGACCTGCTGCTGCCGCGCCCCGTCGCCGCTAACTGA
- the LOC113493482 gene encoding serine/threonine-protein phosphatase Pgam5, mitochondrial isoform X3 yields the protein MGSLSRFQKIALLSLGTVGGGLAYYRINNNANERKYSAFNSWTTNFTPTVAWDRNWDHREPESIVKPVKRSANDPAEDNRYNEKLEKAKSKAVRHLFLIRHGQYNIDGLKDEDRTLTDLGKIQADITGQRLACLDIKWDLLVQSTMTRAQETANIIAKHLDKDIEVKDCQLLEEGAPIPPEPPVGHWRPEPRQFFQDSARIEAAFRRYFYRAPPEQTEDTYTLLVCHANVIRYFVCKALQFPPEGWLRISLNHASITWVSIMPNGNVVLRSLSDTGHMDPKYITSR from the exons ATGGGTTCGTTGTCTAGATTTCAAAAGATTGCTCTTTTAAGTTTGGGTACAGTCGGGGGTGGCTTAGCATATTATCGTATAAATAACAATGCAAATGAGCGAAAATACAGTGCTTTTAACTCATGGACAACAAATTTCACCCCTACCGTGGCATGGGATAGAAATTGGGATCA cCGTGAACCAGAATCTATTGTGAAACCGGTGAAGCGATCAGCAAATGACCCAGCAGAAGACAACcgttataatgaaaaattagAGAAAGCTAAGAGCAAAGCTGTAAGGCATTTGTTTCTAATTAGACATGGACAATACAACATTGACGGACTCAAGGATGAAGATCGGACGCTGACAGATTTGG GTAAAATCCAAGCAGACATCACTGGCCAAAGACTAGCTTGTCTTGATATAAAATGGGATTTACTTGTCCAATCGACTATGACTAGAGCCCAAGAGACAGCTAATATCATTGCTAAACATCTGGATAAAGATATTGAGGTCAAAGACTGTCAGCTGTTGGAAGAAGGGGCTCCCATACCACCAGAACCACCAGTTGGGCACTGGAGACCAGAGCCAAGA CAGTTCTTCCAGGACAGCGCTCGGATAGAAGCCGCCTTCCGTCGCTACTTCTACAGGGCGCCGCCGGAGCAGACCGAAGACACGTATACACTGCTCGTCTGTCACGCTAATGTTATTAGATATTTTGTTTGCAA AGCCCTCCAGTTCCCACCGGAAGGCTGGCTCCGGATATCGCTGAACCACGCGTCCATCACCTGGGTCTCGATCATGCCCAACGGCAACGTCGTCCTGCGCTCCCTCTCCGACACCGGTCACATGGACCCTAAGTACATCACAAGCCGGTAA
- the LOC113493503 gene encoding neo-calmodulin-like isoform X2, whose translation MTRQTNSSGGEPGPPDDSSRPGSRGPPSLALSLSESQQLSEQPSPSKQQRQPSFLKPAADTTLDRKASIVDETSGITRTQMKEFREAFRLFDKDGDGTITKEELGRVMRSLGQFARVEELQDMLQEVDSDGDGNVSFEEFVSILSKSMCGAGSGTSSAEQEERELRDAFRVFDKHNRGYICASDLRAVLQCLGEDLSEEEIEDMIKEVDADGDGRIDFLEFVRALGEPEDACDDEDEDDPTDGPDLLLPRPVAAN comes from the exons ATG ACGAGACAAACAAACAGCAGTGGTGGCGAGCCAGGTCCTCCCGATGACTCCTCACGACCTGGGAGCAGAGGACCGCCTTCTTTGGCGCTAAGTCTTTCAGAAAG TCAGCAATTATCGGAGCAGCCGTCTCCATCTAAGCAACAGCGGCAGCCGTCCTTCCTGAAGCCGGCCGCTGACACCACCCTGGACAGGAAGGCTTCTATTGTGGATGAGACCTCCGGGATTACACGGACGCAGATGAAAG AATTCCGCGAAGCCTTCCGCCTGTTCGACAAGGACGGCGATGGCACCATTACGAAGGAGGAGCTGGGCCGCGTCATGCGGAGCCTCGGCCAGTTCGCTAGGGTCGAGGAGCTGCAGGACATGCTGCAGGAGGTCGATAGCGACG GCGATGGCAACGTAAGTTTCGAAGAGTTCGTCAGCATCCTGTCCAAGTCGATGTGCGGTGCTGGCAGCGGCACCAGCTCAGCTGAGCAGGAGGAGAGGGAGCTGCGAGACGCCTTCAGAGTATTTGATAAACATAACAGAGGGTACATCTGTGCGAGCGACCTGAGGGCAGTTCTGCAATGTCTTGGAGAAGACCTTTCTGAGGAGGAGA ttGAAGACATGATCAAAGAAGTGGACGCTGATGGTGATGGTCGTATAGACTTTTTGg AATTCGTCCGTGCACTGGGAGAGCCAGAAGACGCGTGTGACGATGAGGACGAGGACGACCCGACTGACGGCCCTGACCTGCTGCTGCCGCGCCCCGTCGCCGCTAACTGA
- the LOC113493482 gene encoding serine/threonine-protein phosphatase Pgam5, mitochondrial isoform X1, whose product MGSLSRFQKIALLSLGTVGGGLAYYRINNNANERKYSAFNSWTTNFTPTVAWDRNWDHREPESIVKPVKRSANDPAEDNRYNEKLEKAKSKAVRHLFLIRHGQYNIDGLKDEDRTLTDLGKIQADITGQRLACLDIKWDLLVQSTMTRAQETANIIAKHLDKDIEVKDCQLLEEGAPIPPEPPVGHWRPEPRQFFQDSARIEAAFRRYFYRAPPEQTEDTYTLLVCHANVIRYFVCKALQFPPEGWLRISLNHASITWVSIMPNGNVVLRSLSDTGHMDPKYITSRNSSKQAKNREQKKQ is encoded by the exons ATGGGTTCGTTGTCTAGATTTCAAAAGATTGCTCTTTTAAGTTTGGGTACAGTCGGGGGTGGCTTAGCATATTATCGTATAAATAACAATGCAAATGAGCGAAAATACAGTGCTTTTAACTCATGGACAACAAATTTCACCCCTACCGTGGCATGGGATAGAAATTGGGATCA cCGTGAACCAGAATCTATTGTGAAACCGGTGAAGCGATCAGCAAATGACCCAGCAGAAGACAACcgttataatgaaaaattagAGAAAGCTAAGAGCAAAGCTGTAAGGCATTTGTTTCTAATTAGACATGGACAATACAACATTGACGGACTCAAGGATGAAGATCGGACGCTGACAGATTTGG GTAAAATCCAAGCAGACATCACTGGCCAAAGACTAGCTTGTCTTGATATAAAATGGGATTTACTTGTCCAATCGACTATGACTAGAGCCCAAGAGACAGCTAATATCATTGCTAAACATCTGGATAAAGATATTGAGGTCAAAGACTGTCAGCTGTTGGAAGAAGGGGCTCCCATACCACCAGAACCACCAGTTGGGCACTGGAGACCAGAGCCAAGA CAGTTCTTCCAGGACAGCGCTCGGATAGAAGCCGCCTTCCGTCGCTACTTCTACAGGGCGCCGCCGGAGCAGACCGAAGACACGTATACACTGCTCGTCTGTCACGCTAATGTTATTAGATATTTTGTTTGCAA AGCCCTCCAGTTCCCACCGGAAGGCTGGCTCCGGATATCGCTGAACCACGCGTCCATCACCTGGGTCTCGATCATGCCCAACGGCAACGTCGTCCTGCGCTCCCTCTCCGACACCGGTCACATGGACCCTAAGTACATCACAAGCCG TAATAGCAGTAAGCAAGCGAAGAATCGAGAGCAGAAGAAGCAGTAA
- the LOC113493482 gene encoding serine/threonine-protein phosphatase Pgam5, mitochondrial isoform X2, which translates to MGSLSRFQKIALLSLGTVGGGLAYYRINNNANERKYSAFNSWTTNFTPTVAWDRNWDHREPESIVKPVKRSANDPAEDNRYNEKLEKAKSKAVRHLFLIRHGQYNIDGLKDEDRTLTDLGKIQADITGQRLACLDIKWDLLVQSTMTRAQETANIIAKHLDKDIEVKDCQLLEEGAPIPPEPPVGHWRPEPRFFQDSARIEAAFRRYFYRAPPEQTEDTYTLLVCHANVIRYFVCKALQFPPEGWLRISLNHASITWVSIMPNGNVVLRSLSDTGHMDPKYITSRNSSKQAKNREQKKQ; encoded by the exons ATGGGTTCGTTGTCTAGATTTCAAAAGATTGCTCTTTTAAGTTTGGGTACAGTCGGGGGTGGCTTAGCATATTATCGTATAAATAACAATGCAAATGAGCGAAAATACAGTGCTTTTAACTCATGGACAACAAATTTCACCCCTACCGTGGCATGGGATAGAAATTGGGATCA cCGTGAACCAGAATCTATTGTGAAACCGGTGAAGCGATCAGCAAATGACCCAGCAGAAGACAACcgttataatgaaaaattagAGAAAGCTAAGAGCAAAGCTGTAAGGCATTTGTTTCTAATTAGACATGGACAATACAACATTGACGGACTCAAGGATGAAGATCGGACGCTGACAGATTTGG GTAAAATCCAAGCAGACATCACTGGCCAAAGACTAGCTTGTCTTGATATAAAATGGGATTTACTTGTCCAATCGACTATGACTAGAGCCCAAGAGACAGCTAATATCATTGCTAAACATCTGGATAAAGATATTGAGGTCAAAGACTGTCAGCTGTTGGAAGAAGGGGCTCCCATACCACCAGAACCACCAGTTGGGCACTGGAGACCAGAGCCAAGA TTCTTCCAGGACAGCGCTCGGATAGAAGCCGCCTTCCGTCGCTACTTCTACAGGGCGCCGCCGGAGCAGACCGAAGACACGTATACACTGCTCGTCTGTCACGCTAATGTTATTAGATATTTTGTTTGCAA AGCCCTCCAGTTCCCACCGGAAGGCTGGCTCCGGATATCGCTGAACCACGCGTCCATCACCTGGGTCTCGATCATGCCCAACGGCAACGTCGTCCTGCGCTCCCTCTCCGACACCGGTCACATGGACCCTAAGTACATCACAAGCCG TAATAGCAGTAAGCAAGCGAAGAATCGAGAGCAGAAGAAGCAGTAA